The following proteins come from a genomic window of Pichia kudriavzevii chromosome 1, complete sequence:
- a CDS encoding uncharacterized protein (PKUD0A06880; Pfam Domains: Pkinase(2.5e-90)|Pkinase_Tyr(2.5e-38)), with translation MSRQFSAEQFQLSTELGRGGFGVVYLAQDLVTHKQVAIKQIDLETQELSEIQQEIHMLSTCRHPNITQYYGCFTKGYKLWIIMEYLGAGSCSDLLTAGPFSEEIISYMMKNTLNALVYLHDQGKIHRDIKAANILVGLNGEVKLADFGVATQLSNNMSKRLTFVGTSYWMAPEIINREEYSFKTDIWSLGITAIEMAYGKPPFTEFDNMKVLFRITKGPPPSLDSGFSEEFKDFVNKCLAKEVLERAELKELVNHKFLKLGSSINSKDIRKLLEKKWNWDLETGNIKRNYYQPTLLEQEEIASLNLDSELETPVARNRNKTMKWDSNNDLDTLRETPKLTARSIDIVPQSPLKQDIHTFSIEQREKETLMRKEMIGIMNQTFTKITQKYNLSTSQYDQLVNFQTLMVNSFFNYSDLVYRDIFSKFYKLFVKRAMRSENEDLKKLLLPKYYLHEEVELEKYRENSEKRKGSNSNGSAQAKDIKYDPMEKLLLRRWKESMLKSSKEKTKHSKSGSNEN, from the coding sequence CCAACAAGAAATTCACATGTTATCCACTTGCCGACATCCCAACATCACCCAATATTACGGATGTTTTACGAAAGGCTATAAATTATGGATTATTATGGAATATCTTGGCGCCGGTTCTTGCTCAGATTTACTAACAGCCGGCCCATTCAGTGAAGAAATAATTAGCTatatgatgaaaaataCTTTAAATGCGTTGGTGTACTTGCATGATCAGGGAAAGATACATAGAGATATCAAAGCCGCTAACATATTAGTCGGCTTGAATGGTGAAGTCAAGTTGGCGGATTTTGGTGTTGCAACTCAATTATCAAATAACATGAGTAAAAGGTTGACATTTGTTGGTACTTCTTATTGGATGGCACCTGAGATTATCAACCGTGAAGAGTACAGCTTCAAGACTGATATTTGGAGTTTAGGAATAACTGCAATTGAGATGGCATATGGGAAACCACCCTTTACCGAGTTTGATAATATGAAAGTCTTGTTTAGAATCACTAAGGGGCCACCGCCATCCCTTGATTCTGGATTTTCAGAAGagttcaaagattttgttAATAAATGTCTTGCTAAGGAAGTCCTTGAACGTGCAGAACTGAAGGAACTAGTCAATCATAAATTTCTCAAGCTGGGATCTTCGATTAATAGTAAAGATATCAGGAAACTACTTGAGAAGAAGTGGAATTGGGATTTGGAAACCGGGAATATAAAGAGAAACTATTATCAGCCTACCCTActtgaacaagaagaaatagcATCATTGAACCTGGATTCAGAGTTAGAGACACCAGTAGCTAGAAATCGAAATAAAACGATGAAATGGGATTCAAATAATGACCTTGATACCCTAAGAGAAACTCCCAAATTAACGGCACGCAGTATCGATATTGTACCTCAATCGCCTTTGAAACAAGATATTCATACATTTTCCATAGAACAACGGGAGAAGGAAACACTAAtgagaaaagaaatgatTGGTATAATGAATCAGACATTTACGAAAATAACCCAGAAGTAtaatttatcaacatcacAGTATGACCAACTAGTTAATTTCCAGACTTTAATGGTGAATTCCTTTTTTAACTATTCTGATTTAGTATATAGAGACATTTTTAGCAAATTCTACAAACTGTTTGTGAAAAGAGCCATGAGGAGTGAGAATGAGGACTTAAAAAAGCTGTTGCTGCCCAAATACTATTTAcatgaagaagttgaacttgaaaaatatagagAAAATAGTgaaaaaaggaaaggaTCAAATAGTAACGGATCTGCACAGGCTAAAGACATAAAGTATGATCCTATGGAGAAGTTATTGTTGAGAAGGTGGAAGGAgtcaatgttgaaaagtagtaaggaaaaaacaaaacattctAAAAGCGGTAGTAATGAAAATTAA